The following are from one region of the Achromobacter xylosoxidans genome:
- a CDS encoding nuclear transport factor 2 family protein has translation MRMKLKSLAVCLLVAATCVAAAPASAAAPQSNKDLVVAFFRMMFQDRDVDEAVRLYVSPNYVQHNPYMQDGVGPLVDFFPAYFEQHPQSIVEIKRVIAEGDLVLIHNLWRDSPEDRGQAVMDIFRVEDGKIVEHWDVSQEIPENPANKNGMF, from the coding sequence ATGCGTATGAAGTTGAAATCGTTGGCCGTTTGCTTGCTGGTCGCCGCAACCTGTGTGGCTGCCGCGCCGGCAAGCGCGGCAGCGCCTCAGTCCAACAAGGACCTTGTGGTGGCGTTCTTCCGCATGATGTTCCAGGACCGCGACGTCGACGAGGCGGTGCGCCTGTACGTCAGCCCGAACTACGTCCAGCACAACCCCTATATGCAGGACGGCGTCGGTCCCCTGGTGGATTTCTTTCCCGCCTATTTCGAGCAGCATCCGCAGTCCATCGTCGAGATCAAGCGCGTGATCGCCGAGGGCGACCTGGTGCTTATCCACAACCTGTGGCGCGATTCGCCGGAAGACCGCGGCCAGGCCGTGATGGATATCTTCCGTGTGGAAGACGGCAAGATCGTGGAACACTGGGACGTTAGCCAGGAAATCCCCGAGAACCCCGCCAACAAGAACGGCATGTTCTAG
- the panE gene encoding 2-dehydropantoate 2-reductase, producing the protein MRMLFLGAGGTGGYFGGRAAQAGADVTFLVREPRAARIREQGLRIKSPLGDATLQPQLVTQQTLQGSYDVVVLSCKAYDLASAIEAIRPAVGPDTAVLPIMNGVLQYDVLDREFEPHRVLGGLCQINATLGPEGEVVHLGKYANIVFGERAGPARSERCVALEQALAGGEYVSRLSTDIYQDIWEKYVFLTTMAAATCLMRGTIGQIASSDDGIDIMTGLLQESQAVAAASGHAVRPEADASARKVIGDRTQPVTASMFRDLSQGLPVEADHIVGDMVRRARTLGVDATYLRTAYAHLQVYQAQRAAA; encoded by the coding sequence ATGCGGATGTTGTTCTTGGGCGCCGGCGGCACCGGCGGATACTTCGGCGGACGGGCGGCTCAGGCGGGCGCGGACGTGACCTTCCTGGTGCGCGAGCCGCGCGCCGCGCGGATCCGCGAACAGGGCCTGCGCATCAAGAGCCCGTTGGGCGACGCCACGCTGCAGCCGCAGCTGGTCACGCAACAGACGCTGCAAGGCAGCTACGACGTGGTGGTGCTGAGCTGCAAGGCCTATGACCTGGCCAGCGCCATCGAGGCCATCCGCCCCGCGGTCGGACCCGATACCGCCGTGCTGCCCATCATGAACGGCGTGCTGCAGTACGACGTGCTGGACCGCGAGTTCGAGCCGCACCGGGTGCTGGGCGGACTATGCCAGATCAACGCCACCCTGGGCCCCGAGGGCGAAGTGGTGCATCTGGGCAAGTACGCCAATATCGTCTTCGGCGAGCGCGCCGGCCCCGCCCGCAGCGAACGCTGCGTCGCGCTGGAACAGGCCCTGGCCGGCGGCGAGTACGTCAGCCGCCTGAGCACCGACATCTACCAGGACATCTGGGAGAAATACGTGTTCCTGACCACGATGGCCGCCGCCACCTGCCTGATGCGCGGCACGATCGGGCAGATTGCCTCTTCTGATGACGGCATCGACATCATGACCGGGCTGCTGCAGGAATCGCAAGCCGTTGCCGCCGCCTCGGGCCATGCGGTGCGGCCTGAGGCCGACGCCTCGGCGCGCAAGGTGATCGGGGACCGCACCCAACCCGTGACCGCGTCGATGTTCCGCGACCTGAGCCAGGGCCTGCCGGTCGAGGCCGATCATATCGTCGGCGACATGGTGCGGCGCGCCCGCACCCTGGGCGTGGACGCGACCTACCTGCGCACGGCTTACGCGCATCTGCAGGTCTATCAGGCGCAGCGCGCCGCAGCCTGA
- a CDS encoding NAD(P)-dependent oxidoreductase — protein sequence MKVALIGITGRVGSRVADELLKRGHQVTGIARNLSDVNPQLGLTIKQGDATDPEALTSLLKGHDAVISASRFVSSDAKPLLSAVKDAGVPRLLVVGGAGSLLVAPGKMLIDTPEFPDAYKPEARAGVVFLDTLRHEKVLNWTFLSPSALFEPGERTGTFRLGDDTLLADDEGKSWISMEDYAIALVDELETPKHSRRRYTVGY from the coding sequence ATGAAAGTTGCATTGATCGGAATCACCGGCCGCGTGGGTTCGCGCGTGGCGGACGAATTGCTCAAGCGCGGCCACCAGGTCACGGGCATCGCCCGCAACCTGTCCGACGTGAATCCGCAGCTCGGCCTGACCATCAAGCAGGGCGACGCCACCGATCCCGAAGCGCTGACCTCGTTGCTGAAGGGCCACGACGCCGTGATCAGCGCGTCGCGCTTCGTGTCGTCGGACGCCAAGCCGCTCCTGAGCGCCGTGAAGGATGCGGGCGTGCCGCGCCTGCTGGTGGTCGGCGGCGCGGGCAGCCTGCTGGTCGCCCCCGGCAAGATGCTGATCGACACCCCCGAATTCCCCGACGCCTACAAGCCCGAAGCGCGCGCCGGCGTGGTGTTCCTGGACACGTTGCGCCATGAAAAAGTGCTGAACTGGACCTTCCTGTCGCCTTCGGCGCTATTCGAGCCGGGCGAGCGCACCGGTACGTTCCGTTTGGGCGACGACACCCTGCTGGCCGACGACGAAGGCAAGAGCTGGATTTCGATGGAAGACTATGCCATTGCGCTGGTCGATGAACTCGAGACGCCCAAGCATTCGCGCCGCCGCTACACCGTCGGCTATTGA
- a CDS encoding nucleoside 2-deoxyribosyltransferase produces the protein MRSVYLAGFDVFLPDAAAHGKRLKALCATYGFDGLFPLDNEAPQDLSGPSVAQWIYRENVALIRRADMVMANLNPFRGAEPDSGTAFEVGYAIACGKPVWGYTGQAGSLIDQVAVGAAADDGASRMVDAHGYTVEDFGLNLNLMLACSARIVTGSAADCLAQMAREPGR, from the coding sequence ATGCGCAGCGTATATCTGGCGGGTTTCGACGTGTTCCTGCCCGATGCGGCGGCGCACGGAAAACGCTTGAAGGCGCTCTGCGCCACCTATGGGTTCGACGGCCTGTTCCCGCTGGACAACGAGGCGCCGCAGGATCTATCGGGTCCGTCGGTGGCGCAATGGATCTACCGCGAGAACGTCGCGCTGATACGGCGCGCCGACATGGTGATGGCCAACCTGAATCCGTTCCGCGGCGCCGAACCCGATTCCGGCACGGCCTTCGAAGTCGGCTACGCCATCGCCTGCGGCAAGCCGGTATGGGGCTATACCGGCCAGGCCGGTTCGCTGATCGATCAGGTGGCGGTGGGCGCGGCGGCAGACGACGGCGCATCGCGCATGGTCGATGCGCATGGCTATACCGTGGAAGACTTTGGCCTGAACCTGAATCTGATGCTGGCGTGCAGCGCCCGCATCGTCACGGGCAGCGCGGCCGACTGCCTGGCGCAGATGGCCCGCGAACCGGGGCGCTGA
- a CDS encoding flavin reductase family protein — MSSIEPVDLSRAYLLLNHGPTVLVTSAHGDARNVMAAAWAMPLDFSPPKMLVVVDKNTYTRGLIEASGEFALCIPSRAQARATLRVGTDSGRDEDKFQASGLTTFPASKIGAPLISGCLGWLECRVVPEPHNQQAYDLFIGEVVAAWAAPEVFSGNRWHFPDDERRSVHYVAGGSFFATGEAFNVSDPE, encoded by the coding sequence ATGTCCAGCATCGAACCCGTAGACCTGTCCCGCGCCTATCTGCTGCTGAACCACGGCCCCACGGTGCTGGTGACCAGCGCTCATGGCGATGCGCGCAACGTCATGGCGGCCGCCTGGGCCATGCCCCTGGATTTCAGTCCGCCCAAGATGCTGGTGGTGGTGGACAAGAACACCTACACGCGCGGATTGATCGAAGCATCGGGCGAGTTCGCGCTGTGCATCCCGTCGCGTGCGCAGGCGCGCGCCACGCTGCGGGTGGGCACCGATTCCGGGCGCGACGAGGACAAGTTCCAGGCCAGCGGCCTGACGACGTTCCCCGCCAGCAAGATCGGCGCGCCGCTCATCAGCGGTTGCCTGGGCTGGCTGGAATGCCGCGTCGTGCCCGAGCCGCACAATCAGCAGGCCTACGATCTCTTCATCGGCGAAGTCGTGGCCGCGTGGGCCGCGCCGGAAGTGTTTTCCGGCAACCGCTGGCATTTCCCTGACGACGAGCGCCGTTCGGTGCATTACGTGGCCGGCGGCTCCTTCTTCGCCACTGGCGAAGCCTTCAACGTTTCCGATCCGGAGTAA